Proteins encoded within one genomic window of Bacteroidia bacterium:
- a CDS encoding sugar kinase, with the protein MSLLVVGTVAFDAIETPFGKTDKILGGAATYISLAASYFTNKINLVSVVGGDFPQEYIDMLNRHGVDTQGLQIKADQKTFFWSGKYHIDMNTRDTLDTQLNVLGDFTPVVPEAFKDCEFLMLGNLMPKLQQAVLKQLPKRPKLIMMDTMNFWMETAWDDLLETIKMVDVLTVNDEEARLLTKEYSLVKAARKILDMGPKYLIIKKGEHGALLFNKENVFFAPALPLEDVFDPTGAGDSFAGGFIGYLDQTKDISFDNLKRAIIFGSATASFCVEKFGTERIAGLSQEEVDERVQEFIELVQFDISLV; encoded by the coding sequence ATGAGTCTATTAGTAGTTGGCACCGTTGCATTCGATGCTATTGAAACCCCATTTGGCAAAACCGATAAAATTTTAGGAGGCGCTGCCACTTACATTAGCCTTGCGGCATCGTATTTTACCAATAAAATCAACCTGGTATCGGTTGTTGGAGGTGATTTCCCGCAAGAGTATATCGATATGTTAAACCGCCACGGTGTTGATACCCAAGGCTTGCAAATTAAAGCAGATCAAAAAACCTTTTTTTGGTCGGGTAAATATCATATTGATATGAATACCCGCGATACTTTGGACACCCAGCTCAATGTTTTGGGTGATTTTACTCCGGTGGTGCCTGAGGCCTTTAAAGATTGCGAATTTTTGATGTTGGGCAACCTCATGCCGAAATTGCAACAGGCCGTATTGAAACAATTGCCAAAACGTCCGAAACTTATTATGATGGACACCATGAATTTTTGGATGGAAACTGCTTGGGACGATTTGTTGGAGACTATAAAAATGGTGGATGTGTTGACCGTGAATGATGAAGAAGCTCGTTTGTTGACCAAAGAATATTCCTTGGTTAAGGCGGCTAGAAAGATCCTTGACATGGGGCCTAAGTATTTGATTATTAAGAAGGGAGAACATGGTGCTTTGTTGTTTAACAAGGAGAATGTGTTTTTTGCACCTGCCTTGCCATTGGAAGATGTATTTGATCCGACCGGAGCAGGAGATAGTTTTGCCGGAGGGTTTATAGGATATTTAGATCAAACCAAGGACATTTCGTTTGACAACCTGAAACGTGCCATTATTTTTGGTTCAGCTACCGCATCGTTCTGTGTAGAGAAGTTTGGAACAGAACGAATTGCCGGATTGAGTCAGGAAGAGGTAGATGAAAGGGTACAGGAATTTATTGAATTGGTTCAATTTGATATATCTTTGGTTTAA